One genomic segment of Deinococcus cellulosilyticus NBRC 106333 = KACC 11606 includes these proteins:
- a CDS encoding ROK family protein, producing MITTENPANVLAIDIGGTKLAIGIVSKDGDLLASLRCPTLAHEGPDAVLSRILDLSRTLLKDHPVTAVGVGCGGPLDAEKGIIKNPPNLPGWLDYPLGDLLRQNLGLPVFIDNDANAAALAEYRFGAGRGTRHMVYLTLSTGIGGGIIIDGRLYRGKHGNAGELGHISIKHDGRKCNCGNSGCLEAYCSGTSIAKRARELAAEHPGSVLEKLAGTVEGIRAETVLEALRQQDPLTTSFWEETLDMLASGITSVIHTFDPERIVLGGGITNFGPLLFEPLRARVNKITIPDLNAGVDIVPAELGNHVGILGAAAVALQHQEQEVLA from the coding sequence ATGATCACCACTGAAAATCCTGCGAATGTGCTCGCCATCGACATTGGCGGGACCAAACTCGCGATTGGCATCGTTTCAAAAGACGGGGACCTCCTGGCGTCGCTGCGTTGTCCCACTCTGGCCCATGAAGGCCCCGATGCCGTGCTGTCCCGCATTCTGGACCTCAGCCGCACCCTGCTGAAAGACCACCCTGTGACCGCAGTGGGGGTGGGCTGCGGAGGACCTCTGGACGCAGAAAAAGGCATCATCAAAAACCCTCCCAACCTGCCAGGCTGGCTGGATTATCCCCTGGGGGACCTGTTGAGACAGAACCTCGGCCTGCCCGTTTTCATCGACAATGACGCCAATGCTGCAGCCCTTGCCGAGTATCGTTTCGGGGCAGGACGGGGCACCCGGCACATGGTCTACCTGACCCTTTCCACCGGGATCGGAGGGGGCATCATCATCGATGGACGGCTGTACCGGGGCAAGCACGGCAATGCCGGAGAACTGGGGCATATCAGCATCAAACACGATGGCAGGAAGTGCAACTGTGGCAATTCAGGCTGTCTGGAAGCGTATTGCTCGGGAACCTCCATCGCGAAAAGGGCCAGAGAACTTGCTGCCGAGCACCCCGGTTCTGTGCTCGAAAAACTCGCCGGAACCGTTGAAGGCATCCGGGCAGAAACCGTGCTGGAAGCCCTGCGCCAGCAAGACCCCCTCACCACCTCCTTCTGGGAAGAAACGCTGGACATGCTGGCTTCCGGCATCACCAGTGTGATTCATACCTTCGACCCCGAGCGCATTGTGCTGGGTGGAGGCATCACCAACTTCGGCCCCCTGCTGTTTGAACCCCTCAGGGCACGCGTCAACAAGATCACCATCCCAGACCTGAATGCAGGTGTGGACATCGTTCCTGCGGAACTCGGAAACCATGTGGGCATTCTGGGCGCAGCAGCGGTGGCCCTGCAGCATCAGGAACAAGAGGTTCTGGCATGA
- the gmhA gene encoding D-sedoheptulose 7-phosphate isomerase: MTHQDIFEKYHSEHLQAFTALREHASELGEIARTCTEAILSGKKLLICGNGGSAADAQHFAAELTGRYRRERHALPALALTTDTSALTCIGNDYAYEDVFSRQVEALGQAEDVLIGISTSGTSKNVLKAIEAARKKGLKTVMLTGGREGSSPVADHTLKVPSTTTAHIQEMHIFCIHVICENIDEAVLEKSNA, from the coding sequence ATGACCCATCAGGACATTTTTGAAAAATACCATTCCGAACACCTTCAGGCCTTCACCGCCCTCCGTGAGCACGCCAGCGAACTTGGTGAGATCGCCCGCACCTGCACGGAAGCCATCCTCTCGGGCAAAAAACTCCTGATCTGCGGGAATGGCGGAAGTGCAGCAGACGCCCAGCATTTCGCAGCCGAACTCACCGGACGCTACCGTCGGGAACGGCATGCCCTCCCTGCGCTTGCCCTCACCACCGACACCAGTGCCCTGACCTGCATTGGCAACGATTACGCCTATGAAGATGTTTTTTCACGTCAGGTGGAAGCCCTGGGCCAGGCCGAAGATGTGCTGATCGGGATTTCCACCAGTGGCACAAGCAAAAACGTCCTGAAGGCCATTGAGGCTGCCCGGAAAAAAGGCCTGAAAACCGTGATGCTCACGGGAGGACGGGAAGGCAGCAGCCCAGTTGCAGACCACACCCTGAAGGTCCCGAGCACCACCACCGCCCACATCCAGGAGATGCACATCTTCTGCATCCACGTGATCTGCGAAAACATTGACGAAGCCGTGCTGGAGAAAAGCAATGCCTGA
- a CDS encoding alpha-mannosidase, which yields MPETDTDTAPHTPNSTRKKAVFHMIGNAHIDPVWLWNWQEGFQEVKATYRSALDRMKEYPDFVFTCSSAAHYAWVEENDPQMFKEIQDRVKEGRWEIVGGWWVQPDCNLPSGEGFVRQGLIGQRYFLEKFGVTAKVGYNPDSFGHTITLPQILKKSGMPYYTFMRPGPHEQGLPSRLFHWESPDGSRVLTFRIPYEYCTWGKNLETHIKKCTTEIPDTNELMVFYGVGNHGGGPTRENIDSIVQLNEDPSLPELTLSSPNRYFAAVEKREKIPVWSDELQLHAVGCYAAHSGIKQWVRKAENMLIRAEKFAALAHHVTGQPYPKAEFTRAWKNVLFNHFHDILAGTSIESAYDDARNELGEALSIASRALNFAVQSMSWKVNIPMIEGTKPIVVFNPHAWDATLPIEMEYGGLKPGDVLTDDQGREVPYQTVRSEATVSGWRKRITFMADLPALGYRTFRMKPGEAQEAREPRTDLTLENEFLKVTFDEELGGISSIWDKEQGLEVLKAPAARGAIFTDTSDTWSHGILRYDQLEGYFSGESLKVVEEGPVKRTIRIRSVYQNSTLIQDVSLFTGSRHLEVKVTLDWHEKHSVLKLLFPLMLHFPQATYEVPYGTITRPADENEKPGQTWLDLSGVYRATGSIYGVSLINDAKASYSIQDTSLALTVLRSPIYAHHDPYVPSEEKDHRYMDQGEQRFTYLLHPHTGTWRDAKTVQLSQTLNQPAVAIIETYHDGPLPQSQSFVRVDAKNVVLSVVKQAEAGEDLVLRLIETSGQDTSFRLEVLGQSFEHHICGYEIKTLMLKNQQLIETDLLEQL from the coding sequence ATGCCTGAAACCGACACTGACACTGCCCCTCATACCCCCAACTCCACCCGCAAGAAAGCCGTCTTCCACATGATCGGCAACGCCCACATTGACCCGGTGTGGCTCTGGAACTGGCAGGAGGGGTTTCAGGAAGTGAAAGCCACCTACCGCAGTGCCCTGGACCGCATGAAGGAATACCCCGATTTTGTCTTCACCTGCTCTTCGGCAGCCCATTACGCCTGGGTGGAAGAGAATGATCCTCAAATGTTTAAAGAAATTCAGGATCGGGTGAAAGAAGGCCGCTGGGAAATTGTGGGCGGATGGTGGGTGCAGCCCGACTGCAACCTCCCCTCTGGAGAAGGCTTTGTCCGGCAAGGCCTGATCGGGCAGCGGTATTTTCTGGAGAAGTTCGGCGTGACCGCAAAGGTCGGATACAATCCTGACTCCTTCGGACACACCATCACCCTGCCCCAGATCCTCAAGAAGAGTGGCATGCCCTATTACACCTTCATGCGGCCCGGTCCCCATGAACAGGGCCTCCCCTCCCGGCTTTTCCACTGGGAGTCTCCAGATGGAAGTCGCGTCCTGACCTTCAGGATTCCCTACGAGTACTGCACCTGGGGCAAAAACCTGGAAACCCACATCAAGAAGTGCACCACCGAAATCCCCGATACCAACGAACTGATGGTGTTCTATGGGGTGGGCAACCACGGGGGCGGTCCCACACGCGAAAACATCGACTCGATTGTTCAGCTGAATGAAGATCCCTCACTCCCTGAACTGACCCTCAGCAGCCCCAACCGTTACTTTGCTGCTGTGGAAAAGCGAGAGAAGATCCCGGTCTGGTCTGACGAACTGCAACTTCACGCTGTAGGGTGCTACGCCGCGCACTCAGGCATCAAACAGTGGGTCCGCAAAGCTGAAAACATGCTGATCCGGGCCGAGAAGTTTGCTGCACTGGCCCACCACGTCACCGGACAGCCCTATCCAAAAGCAGAATTCACCCGTGCCTGGAAAAACGTGCTGTTCAACCATTTCCATGACATTCTGGCCGGAACCAGCATCGAGAGCGCCTACGACGACGCCCGCAATGAACTGGGAGAGGCCCTGAGCATCGCCTCGAGGGCCCTGAATTTCGCGGTGCAGAGCATGAGCTGGAAAGTGAACATCCCCATGATCGAGGGCACCAAACCCATCGTGGTGTTCAATCCTCACGCCTGGGACGCAACACTCCCCATCGAGATGGAATACGGCGGCCTGAAGCCCGGAGATGTGCTGACCGACGATCAGGGAAGAGAAGTTCCCTACCAGACGGTGCGCAGCGAGGCCACCGTTTCAGGCTGGCGCAAACGCATCACCTTCATGGCCGACCTGCCTGCTCTGGGTTACCGCACCTTCCGCATGAAACCCGGAGAAGCCCAGGAAGCCAGGGAACCCAGAACCGACCTGACCCTGGAAAATGAGTTCCTGAAAGTCACCTTCGACGAAGAGCTCGGAGGCATTTCCAGCATCTGGGACAAAGAGCAGGGACTGGAAGTGCTCAAAGCCCCTGCGGCCAGAGGGGCCATCTTCACGGACACCTCGGACACCTGGAGCCACGGCATTCTGCGTTACGACCAGCTTGAAGGGTACTTCAGTGGCGAGAGCCTGAAGGTGGTGGAGGAGGGTCCAGTCAAACGCACCATCCGCATCCGTTCGGTGTACCAGAACAGCACCCTGATTCAGGATGTGAGCCTGTTCACTGGTTCCCGCCATCTGGAAGTGAAAGTCACACTGGACTGGCATGAAAAACACAGTGTTCTGAAACTGCTCTTCCCCCTGATGCTGCATTTCCCGCAAGCGACCTATGAAGTGCCTTACGGGACCATCACCCGACCTGCAGACGAAAACGAGAAACCCGGACAGACCTGGCTGGACCTGAGCGGCGTGTACCGGGCCACCGGAAGCATCTACGGGGTGAGCCTCATCAACGACGCCAAGGCCAGTTACAGCATTCAGGACACCTCTCTGGCCCTCACTGTGCTTCGCAGTCCCATCTACGCCCACCATGACCCTTACGTGCCTTCTGAAGAGAAGGACCACCGGTACATGGATCAGGGGGAACAGCGCTTCACCTACCTGCTCCACCCCCACACAGGAACCTGGAGGGACGCCAAGACCGTGCAGCTCAGCCAGACGCTGAATCAGCCTGCAGTCGCCATCATTGAGACCTACCACGATGGTCCTCTGCCCCAGTCCCAATCCTTTGTCAGAGTGGATGCAAAAAACGTGGTCCTCAGTGTGGTCAAGCAGGCTGAGGCAGGCGAGGATCTGGTGCTGAGACTCATTGAGACCAGCGGCCAGGACACTTCTTTCAGACTTGAAGTTCTGGGGCAGTCCTTTGAACATCACATCTGTGGATATGAAATCAAAACCCTGATGCTGAAAAACCAGCAGTTGATCGAGACAGACCTGCTGGAACAGCTTTAA
- a CDS encoding DUF4142 domain-containing protein, with the protein MRKSRWLIGLALSAALTASAQATDLHFSALAKLQQNNQNQGNQGNQGNQGNQATQNSARALTLTDRAFIMKMAMGNNYEIAAAQLALNASGSNEVKNFAQHMMDDHTKMGQQLQNAVKNVAPDQTLPQGTSARHQRLLDRLKNAGNRFDAEYKAQQVIVHKETLALLQRYIASPHANATIKAVAQNAVPVVTMHLEMAQQLPAGTGNNGGGNNSSGGGNGQ; encoded by the coding sequence ATGCGTAAATCCAGATGGTTGATTGGCCTTGCCCTGTCTGCGGCACTCACAGCTTCTGCCCAGGCGACAGACCTGCACTTCAGCGCGCTGGCAAAACTGCAGCAAAACAACCAGAATCAAGGAAATCAGGGGAATCAAGGAAACCAGGGCAACCAGGCCACCCAGAACAGTGCCAGAGCCCTGACCCTGACAGACCGCGCATTCATCATGAAAATGGCGATGGGAAACAATTATGAAATTGCTGCTGCACAGCTTGCACTCAACGCCTCGGGCTCGAATGAAGTCAAAAACTTTGCCCAGCACATGATGGATGATCACACCAAGATGGGCCAGCAGTTGCAAAATGCCGTGAAAAACGTTGCTCCTGACCAGACACTGCCCCAGGGCACCAGTGCACGCCACCAGCGTCTGCTGGATCGACTGAAGAATGCGGGCAACCGTTTTGATGCCGAGTACAAGGCCCAGCAGGTGATCGTCCACAAGGAAACGCTCGCGCTGCTCCAGCGGTACATTGCCAGTCCCCATGCGAACGCCACCATCAAAGCTGTGGCACAGAATGCTGTTCCTGTCGTGACCATGCACCTTGAGATGGCCCAGCAACTGCCT